One part of the Prunus persica cultivar Lovell chromosome G5, Prunus_persica_NCBIv2, whole genome shotgun sequence genome encodes these proteins:
- the LOC18776994 gene encoding F-box/kelch-repeat protein At1g74510 isoform X1 has product MGNKGRVSFQLVKLENSNNMLEGPSYLVSRELPSSCEQESKWIYNTHRVMELSNNKRPLADGEELTLRKACKLSDAVLGGEAVVDLNGLSLSPAKDQSNDQHHEGGNSDSSSLINQLGRDNSISCLLRCSRSDYGSIASLNKNFRSLIRSGELYTLRRKMDIVEHWVYFSCNLLEWEAFDPDRRRWMHLPRMTSNDCFMCSDKESLAVGTELLVFGKEITSHVIYRYSILTNTWSSGTKMNTPRCLFGSASRGEIAILAGGCDPRGNILNSAELYNSETGTWLTLPSMNKPRKMCSGVFMDGKFYVIGGIGVGDPKQLTSGEVYDLEKTTWTEIPNMFPGRNGGAGAAEAPAAAEAPPLLAVVNNILYAADYAEKEVRKYDKEKNVWVAVGRLPERAVSMNGWGLAFRACGDRLIVIGGPRVLGGGTIELNSWVPDGSSPQWDLLARKPSGSFVYNCAVMGC; this is encoded by the coding sequence atggGTAACAAAGGAAGGGTTTCTTTCCAGCTGGTCAAATTGGAGAATTCCAACAACATGTTGGAGGGTCCTTCCTATCTTGTGTCAAGGGAGTTGCCGAGCTCATGCGAGCAGGAGAGCAAATGGATTTACAATACTCACCGTGTTATGGAGCTCTCAAACAATAAGCGCCCCCTTGCAGACGGGGAAGAACTCACATTGAGGAAGGCATGCAAGCTATCAGATGCTGTTCTAGGAGGTGAAGCAGTTGTGGATCTAAATGGCCTTTCTCTTTCCCCTGCCAAGGACCAGTCAAATGACCAGCATCATGAAGGTGGAAATTCTGATTCAAGTTCACTAATCAACCAACTTGGTCGGGATAACTCAATAAGCTGTCTCCTTCGCTGCTCGAGGTCTGATTATGGCTCAATTGCCTCATTGAATAAAAACTTCCGCTCTCTAATTCGGAGTGGGGAGCTGTACACACTGAGGCGGAAAATGGATATTGTTGAACATTGGGTTTACTTCTCTTGCAACCTCCTTGAATGGGAGGCATTTGATCCCGATCGCAGACGTTGGATGCATTTGCCTAGAATGACGTCAAATGATTGTTTCATGTGTTCGGACAAGGAGTCGTTGGCCGTTGGTACCGAACTTCTTGTTTTTGGAAAGGAAATAACGTCCCATGTTATTTATAGATACAGCATTTTGACCAACACGTGGTCATCCGGCACTAAGATGAATACACCTAGATGCTTGTTCGGTTCTGCTAGCCGTGGGGAAATTGCAATTCTAGCTGGTGGTTGCGATCCACGTGGCAATATCTTGAACTCTGCTGAGCTGTATAATTCAGAAACAGGAACTTGGCTGACTCTTCCAAGCATGAATAAACCTAGAAAAATGTGTTCTGGGGTATTTATGGATGGGAAGTTTTATGTCATTGGTGGGATAGGAGTGGGCGATCCAAAGCAACTAACAAGCGGAGAGGTGTACGATTTGGAGAAGACGACCTGGACTGAGATACCAAACATGTTCCCTGGACGAAATGGAGGAGCTGGGGCAGCTGAGGCGCCTGCTGCAGCTGAGGCACCTCCTCTGCTTGCAGTGGTAAATAACATATTGTATGCTGCAGATTATGCAGAAAAGGAGGTGAGGAAATACGATAAGGAGAAGAACGTGTGGGTGGCTGTTGGGAGATTGCCTGAGCGGGCTGTCTCGATGAATGGTTGGGGATTAGCATTTAGGGCATGTGGTGATCGGTTAATTGTGATTGGTGGACCTAGGGTATTAGGAGGAGGGACAATTGAACTTAATTCTTGGGTCCCTGATGGAAGCTCACCACAATGGGACCTGCTTGCCAGAAAACCGTCTGGCAGCTTTGTGTATAATTGTGCGGTGATGGGATGCTAA
- the LOC18776994 gene encoding F-box/kelch-repeat protein At1g74510 isoform X2: MLEGPSYLVSRELPSSCEQESKWIYNTHRVMELSNNKRPLADGEELTLRKACKLSDAVLGGEAVVDLNGLSLSPAKDQSNDQHHEGGNSDSSSLINQLGRDNSISCLLRCSRSDYGSIASLNKNFRSLIRSGELYTLRRKMDIVEHWVYFSCNLLEWEAFDPDRRRWMHLPRMTSNDCFMCSDKESLAVGTELLVFGKEITSHVIYRYSILTNTWSSGTKMNTPRCLFGSASRGEIAILAGGCDPRGNILNSAELYNSETGTWLTLPSMNKPRKMCSGVFMDGKFYVIGGIGVGDPKQLTSGEVYDLEKTTWTEIPNMFPGRNGGAGAAEAPAAAEAPPLLAVVNNILYAADYAEKEVRKYDKEKNVWVAVGRLPERAVSMNGWGLAFRACGDRLIVIGGPRVLGGGTIELNSWVPDGSSPQWDLLARKPSGSFVYNCAVMGC, from the coding sequence ATGTTGGAGGGTCCTTCCTATCTTGTGTCAAGGGAGTTGCCGAGCTCATGCGAGCAGGAGAGCAAATGGATTTACAATACTCACCGTGTTATGGAGCTCTCAAACAATAAGCGCCCCCTTGCAGACGGGGAAGAACTCACATTGAGGAAGGCATGCAAGCTATCAGATGCTGTTCTAGGAGGTGAAGCAGTTGTGGATCTAAATGGCCTTTCTCTTTCCCCTGCCAAGGACCAGTCAAATGACCAGCATCATGAAGGTGGAAATTCTGATTCAAGTTCACTAATCAACCAACTTGGTCGGGATAACTCAATAAGCTGTCTCCTTCGCTGCTCGAGGTCTGATTATGGCTCAATTGCCTCATTGAATAAAAACTTCCGCTCTCTAATTCGGAGTGGGGAGCTGTACACACTGAGGCGGAAAATGGATATTGTTGAACATTGGGTTTACTTCTCTTGCAACCTCCTTGAATGGGAGGCATTTGATCCCGATCGCAGACGTTGGATGCATTTGCCTAGAATGACGTCAAATGATTGTTTCATGTGTTCGGACAAGGAGTCGTTGGCCGTTGGTACCGAACTTCTTGTTTTTGGAAAGGAAATAACGTCCCATGTTATTTATAGATACAGCATTTTGACCAACACGTGGTCATCCGGCACTAAGATGAATACACCTAGATGCTTGTTCGGTTCTGCTAGCCGTGGGGAAATTGCAATTCTAGCTGGTGGTTGCGATCCACGTGGCAATATCTTGAACTCTGCTGAGCTGTATAATTCAGAAACAGGAACTTGGCTGACTCTTCCAAGCATGAATAAACCTAGAAAAATGTGTTCTGGGGTATTTATGGATGGGAAGTTTTATGTCATTGGTGGGATAGGAGTGGGCGATCCAAAGCAACTAACAAGCGGAGAGGTGTACGATTTGGAGAAGACGACCTGGACTGAGATACCAAACATGTTCCCTGGACGAAATGGAGGAGCTGGGGCAGCTGAGGCGCCTGCTGCAGCTGAGGCACCTCCTCTGCTTGCAGTGGTAAATAACATATTGTATGCTGCAGATTATGCAGAAAAGGAGGTGAGGAAATACGATAAGGAGAAGAACGTGTGGGTGGCTGTTGGGAGATTGCCTGAGCGGGCTGTCTCGATGAATGGTTGGGGATTAGCATTTAGGGCATGTGGTGATCGGTTAATTGTGATTGGTGGACCTAGGGTATTAGGAGGAGGGACAATTGAACTTAATTCTTGGGTCCCTGATGGAAGCTCACCACAATGGGACCTGCTTGCCAGAAAACCGTCTGGCAGCTTTGTGTATAATTGTGCGGTGATGGGATGCTAA